A stretch of Henckelia pumila isolate YLH828 chromosome 4, ASM3356847v2, whole genome shotgun sequence DNA encodes these proteins:
- the LOC140864443 gene encoding BTB/POZ domain and ankyrin repeat-containing protein NPR1-like isoform X1, with protein MEYGNDSCTASLCFASSSRLDVSGNYNIPSPISYEVGTSSELLSLSRLSSCLEKLVVDSEYYDYNDAEIEVDGITVGVNRGILAARCQFFHCLFKNADGSPVKMDRPKYRMSDLVPNVRIGYEVLMVILNYLYTGKIKDFPTAVSTCVDESCAHDACGPAIDCTVQLTYACVNFQIEELVVAVQRRLLSLVHKASADEVIPILLVAFHCALKQLLTLCVQRTAQSNLDNMIMEKELPHNVLSDIKSLRSESKQGESHESTQENSVNEKNIRRLHKALDSGDIELVKLLLGESDVTLDAACALHYAAAYCYPKTVFGLLNLKKADVNLRNSRGYTVLHVAARRKDPLIAIELLEHGASVFDTTLDGLTSLTICRRLTRPKDFTQEKKHGLNANTDRLCIDMLERKMCSNPPSRNIVPESATMAAYGLRMGLLLLENRVAMARVLFPSQAKLAMQVAKADSTMEFPGLLAFEDSHGHFGEFDFNETETSSELFVKLQQRLHALERTVAAGRCYFPNCSEVLDRLSDDDTLGTLLLDEGTPEERRMKAARYMELRRDVVIALTKDKAEHRRARAGGVSSCSSTS; from the exons ATGGAATATGGCAATGACTCCTGTACTGCATCATTATGCTTCGCCTCGAGTTCCCGTTTAGATGTATCTGGCAACTATAATATACCATCCCCCATCAGCTATGAAGTTGGGACAAGTTCcgagttgttgagtttgagtAGGCTGAGTAGCTGTCTTGAAAAACTGGTGGTTGATAGTGAATATTATGACTATAATGATGCAGAAATAGAAGTCGATGGAATCACCGTCGGTGTCAACCGTGGCATCTTAGCTGCACGATGCCAGTTTTTTCATTGCCTATTTAAAAATGCCGACGGAAGCCCTGTAAAGATGGATAGGCCCAAGTATCGTATGTCTGATTTAGTCCCGAACGTGAGAATAGGATACGAAGTATTGATGGTCATCTTGAATTATTTATACACTGGAAAGATCAAGGATTTTCCTACCGCAGTATCAACATGTGTCGATGAATCTTGTGCTCATGATGCTTGTGGCCCTGCCATAGACTGCACAGtgcaattgacttatgcttgtgtgaattttcagattgaagaacTTGTGGTGGCTGTTCAG CGCCGGCTCCTTAGTTTGGTCCACAAAGCTTCAGCAGACGAGGTTATTCCAATCCTTCTTGTCGCGTTTCACTGTGCATTGAAGCAGCTTCTCACACTTTGTGTCCAAAGAACAGCACAGTCCAATCTTGACAATATGATAATGGAGAAGGAGCTTCCCCACAATGTTTTGTCCGATATCAAATCACTTCGCAGTGAATCTAAGCAAGGAGAATCCCACGAGTCGACTCAAGAAAACTCAGTGAATGAAAAGAATATACGGAGACTTCACAAGGCCCTCGACTCAGGGGACATTGAATTAGTTAAGTTACTTTTGGGTGAATCAGATGTCACCTTAGATGCAGCTTGTGCTCTTCATTATGCTGCAGCATATTGCTATCCTAAAACTGTGTTTGGGTTGCTGAACTTGAAGAAAGCAGATGTTAACCTAAGGAATTCTCGAGGTTACACGGTTCTTCATGTGGCCGCAAGGCGTAAAGATCCACTTATAGCCATTGAATTGCTGGAACATGGTGCTTCTGTGTTTGATACTACATTGGATGGGCTTACATCTCTTACAATATGCAGAAGGCTGACACGACCGAAGGATTTTACCCAAGAAAAGAAACATGGTCTGAATGCAAACACAGATCGATTGTGTATAGATATGCTGGAGAGAAAGATGTGCTCGAATCCACCATCAAGGAATATCGTGCCAGAGTCCGCAACAATGGCTGCTTACGGTCTGCGGATGGGCCTTCTTCTCCTAGAAAATCGAG TGGCGATGGCACGAGTGCTATTCCCTTCACAAGCAAAACTAGCAATGCAAGTAGCCAAAGCAGATTCAACGATGGAGTTTCCTGGACTCTTGGCTTTCGAAGATTCGCATGGACATTTTGGAGAGTTCGATTTCAATGAAACAGAAACGTCGTCTGAGCTATTTGTAAAGCTCCAGCAGAGGTTACATGCCCTTGAAAGAACAG TGGCAGCAGGTCGTTGCTATTTCCCAAACTGCTCCGAAGTTCTTGATAGGCTCTCTGATGATGATACTTTAGGCACTTTGTTACTAGATGAGGGCACTCCTGAAGAGAGACGAATGAAAGCGGCACGTTACATGGAACTTAGACGAGATGTCGTTATAGCGTTGACCAAAGATAAGGCCGAACATAGAAGGGCAAGGGCTGGAGGCGTGTCTTCGTGCTCATCTACTTCATGA
- the LOC140864215 gene encoding BTB/POZ domain and ankyrin repeat-containing protein NPR1-like yields MENGDESLGFDSNSLLSDVASSYEVGTSSEHLSLIKLSSCFEKLVVDSEYDYNDADIEVEGTIVGVNRGILAARSQFFHVLFKSANDSTVKIDKLKYIMSDLVPNRRIGHEALRVTLYFLYTGRIKDFPMEVSTCVDGSCAHDACGPAIDCAVQMMYASVKFQIKELVMFVQGRLIDFANKACVEDVIPILIVAFHCELKQLQSHCVRKIALSNLDDIVMEKELPEQVSTGIKSRRIKSMQEGSHDTTQENSINDRYIRKIHKALDLGDIALLNMLLDESNVTLDEACALHYAAAYCDTKTVIGLLSLNKADINLRNSRGYTVLHIAARRRDPYVVIQLLERDASVHDTTLDGQTSLEICRRLTRPRDFTQEKQRGLLTNKDRLCIDMLERKMGSASNPPAGNVLDSAMGLLYFENRVELARKFFPLEAELAMQVAEATSTTEFSGLSANYEDSDGNFGEVDLTETTSDFVKRQQRLLALQRTVATGRRYFPHCSEFLDNLAADDTLGTLFLDKGTPEERIAKKARYMEIMEDFDKAFDKDVAESERVRGVSSCSSASSSLKDRANQKVGKSKK; encoded by the exons ATGGAGAATGGCGACGAATCTTTGGGCTTCGACTCGAATTCTCTTCTATCTGATGTGGCTAGCAGCTACGAAGTTGGGACGAGTTCCGAGCACTTGAGTTTGATTAAACTGAGTAGCTGCTTTGAAAAACTGGTGGTTGATAGTGAGTATGACTATAATGATGCAGATATAGAAGTTGAGGGAACCATTGTGGGTGTTAATCGCGGTATCTTAGCCGCACGGAGCCAATTCTTTCATGTACTATTTAAAAGTGCCAATGATAGTACCGTAAAGATTGATAAGCTGAAGTATATCATGTCTGATTTAGTGCCGAATAGAAGAATAGGACATGAAGCATTAAGGGTCACCTTATATTTTCTGTACACCGGAAGGATCAAGGATTTTCCTATGGAGGTATCGACTTGTGTCGATGGATCTTGTGCTCATGATGCTTGTGGTCCTGCCATCGACTGCGCGGTGCAAATGATGTATGCTTCTGTGAAATTTCAGATTAAAGAGCTTGTGATGTTTGTTCAG gGCCGTCTCATTGATTTTGCCAACAAAGCTTGCGTGGAAGATGTTATTCCAATCCTCATTGTCGCGTTCCACTGCGAGTTGAAACAACTTCAATCACATTGTGTCCGCAAAATAGCATTGTCGAATCTTGACGATATAGTAATGGAGAAGGAGCTTCCCGAACAGGTTTCTACTGGTATCAAGTCACGTCGCATCAAATCTATGCAAGAAGGATCCCATGATACAACTCAAGAAAACTCGATTAATGACAGATATATAAGGAAAATTCACAAGGCCCTCGACTTAGGGGACATTGCATTACTGAATATGcttttggatgaatcaaatgtcACCTTAGATGAAGCTTGTGCTCTTCATTATGCTGCAGCTTATTGCGATACTAAAACCGTGATTGGGTTGCTGAGCTTGAATAAAGCAGATATTAACCTAAGGAATTCTCGAGGGTACACGGTTCTTCATATTGCTGCAAGACGTAGGGATCCATATGTAGTTATTCAATTGCTGGAACGTGATGCATCGGTACATGATACTACATTGGATGGacaaacatctctggaaatatGCAGAAGGTTGACGAGGCCAAGGGATTTTACCCAAGAAAAGCAACGTGGTTTGCTCACAAATAAGGATCGATTGTGTATAGATATGCTGGAGAGAAAGATGGGCTCGGCCTCGAATCCACCAGCAGGGAATGTGTTGGATTCAGCAATGGGGCTTCTGTATTTTGAAAATCGAG TGGAATTGGCTCGAAAGTTTTTCCCTTTGGAAGCTGAATTAGCGATGCAGGTAGCTGAAGCAACTTCAACCACAGAGTTTAGCGGACTCTCGGCTAATTATGAAGATTCTGATGGAAATTTTGGAGAGGTAGATTTGACTGAAACAACATCCGACTTTGTGAAGCGCCAGCAGAGGTTGCTAGCCCTTCAGAGAACTG TGGCAACAGGGCGGCGCTATTTTCCCCACTGCTCCGAATTTCTTGATAACCTTGCAGCTGATGATACTCTAGGCACTTTGTTTCTGGATAAGGGCACTCCGGAAGAAAGAATAGCGAAAAAGGCACGTTACATGGAAATCATGGAAGATTTTGACAAAGCATTCGACAAAGACGTAGCCGAAAGTGAAAGGGTTCGAGGAGTCTCTTCATGCTCCTCTGCTTCATCTTCTCTCAAGGATCGTGCCAACCAGAAGGTTGGCAAGAGCAAGAAATAG
- the LOC140864443 gene encoding BTB/POZ domain and ankyrin repeat-containing protein NPR1-like isoform X2, protein MLCDNKSIETNEIEVDGITVGVNRGILAARCQFFHCLFKNADGSPVKMDRPKYRMSDLVPNVRIGYEVLMVILNYLYTGKIKDFPTAVSTCVDESCAHDACGPAIDCTVQLTYACVNFQIEELVVAVQRRLLSLVHKASADEVIPILLVAFHCALKQLLTLCVQRTAQSNLDNMIMEKELPHNVLSDIKSLRSESKQGESHESTQENSVNEKNIRRLHKALDSGDIELVKLLLGESDVTLDAACALHYAAAYCYPKTVFGLLNLKKADVNLRNSRGYTVLHVAARRKDPLIAIELLEHGASVFDTTLDGLTSLTICRRLTRPKDFTQEKKHGLNANTDRLCIDMLERKMCSNPPSRNIVPESATMAAYGLRMGLLLLENRVAMARVLFPSQAKLAMQVAKADSTMEFPGLLAFEDSHGHFGEFDFNETETSSELFVKLQQRLHALERTVAAGRCYFPNCSEVLDRLSDDDTLGTLLLDEGTPEERRMKAARYMELRRDVVIALTKDKAEHRRARAGGVSSCSSTS, encoded by the exons ATGTTGTGCGACAATAAATCTATCGAGACGAACG AAATAGAAGTCGATGGAATCACCGTCGGTGTCAACCGTGGCATCTTAGCTGCACGATGCCAGTTTTTTCATTGCCTATTTAAAAATGCCGACGGAAGCCCTGTAAAGATGGATAGGCCCAAGTATCGTATGTCTGATTTAGTCCCGAACGTGAGAATAGGATACGAAGTATTGATGGTCATCTTGAATTATTTATACACTGGAAAGATCAAGGATTTTCCTACCGCAGTATCAACATGTGTCGATGAATCTTGTGCTCATGATGCTTGTGGCCCTGCCATAGACTGCACAGtgcaattgacttatgcttgtgtgaattttcagattgaagaacTTGTGGTGGCTGTTCAG CGCCGGCTCCTTAGTTTGGTCCACAAAGCTTCAGCAGACGAGGTTATTCCAATCCTTCTTGTCGCGTTTCACTGTGCATTGAAGCAGCTTCTCACACTTTGTGTCCAAAGAACAGCACAGTCCAATCTTGACAATATGATAATGGAGAAGGAGCTTCCCCACAATGTTTTGTCCGATATCAAATCACTTCGCAGTGAATCTAAGCAAGGAGAATCCCACGAGTCGACTCAAGAAAACTCAGTGAATGAAAAGAATATACGGAGACTTCACAAGGCCCTCGACTCAGGGGACATTGAATTAGTTAAGTTACTTTTGGGTGAATCAGATGTCACCTTAGATGCAGCTTGTGCTCTTCATTATGCTGCAGCATATTGCTATCCTAAAACTGTGTTTGGGTTGCTGAACTTGAAGAAAGCAGATGTTAACCTAAGGAATTCTCGAGGTTACACGGTTCTTCATGTGGCCGCAAGGCGTAAAGATCCACTTATAGCCATTGAATTGCTGGAACATGGTGCTTCTGTGTTTGATACTACATTGGATGGGCTTACATCTCTTACAATATGCAGAAGGCTGACACGACCGAAGGATTTTACCCAAGAAAAGAAACATGGTCTGAATGCAAACACAGATCGATTGTGTATAGATATGCTGGAGAGAAAGATGTGCTCGAATCCACCATCAAGGAATATCGTGCCAGAGTCCGCAACAATGGCTGCTTACGGTCTGCGGATGGGCCTTCTTCTCCTAGAAAATCGAG TGGCGATGGCACGAGTGCTATTCCCTTCACAAGCAAAACTAGCAATGCAAGTAGCCAAAGCAGATTCAACGATGGAGTTTCCTGGACTCTTGGCTTTCGAAGATTCGCATGGACATTTTGGAGAGTTCGATTTCAATGAAACAGAAACGTCGTCTGAGCTATTTGTAAAGCTCCAGCAGAGGTTACATGCCCTTGAAAGAACAG TGGCAGCAGGTCGTTGCTATTTCCCAAACTGCTCCGAAGTTCTTGATAGGCTCTCTGATGATGATACTTTAGGCACTTTGTTACTAGATGAGGGCACTCCTGAAGAGAGACGAATGAAAGCGGCACGTTACATGGAACTTAGACGAGATGTCGTTATAGCGTTGACCAAAGATAAGGCCGAACATAGAAGGGCAAGGGCTGGAGGCGTGTCTTCGTGCTCATCTACTTCATGA
- the LOC140864216 gene encoding xyloglucan galactosyltransferase XLT2-like produces the protein MPPSFAKQPPAEEQHGHVRPKYKLHEIKSGAVESVKHFVSSHHCAWLTAAILLQIVTISFFLNRATLPSPSYTTALTSAQARRDDVCEFGRIYVYHLPALLNQDLLDNCHELAPWSSRCTALSNNGFGPPAAELAAVIPYNLTPAWYWTDLYAGEPIFHHRIMNNYKCRTMYEDQATAFYIPFYVGLAVGKHLWSNYKSKDRDFHSLAMLNWIKDQSPWKKSNGSDHFIMMGRLTWDFRRLSDKDNEWGSRFLYMPLMKNVLHLTVERSPWDPLEISVPYPTPFHPRSESDIDKWHDFIRARTRSTLFSYVGGTRKSFKNDFRGVLMSYCRNESSSCKLVDCSITPCYDGAPAMIEAVLDSVFCLQPKGDGYTRRSAFDCMLAGAIPVYFWKGSFENQYEWFLPVEAGSYSVFIDNNDVRNGSAIIKDVLEKYSTEDVQRMREKIIEFMPRFLYSKSNANLGRFKDAFDITMDEVLRRFKKQKDGVNV, from the coding sequence ATGCCGCCAAGTTTCGCCAAACAGCCGCCGGCGGAGGAGCAGCACGGCCACGTCCGGCCGAAATACAAGCTTCATGAAATCAAATCCGGTGCCGTCGAATCCGTCAAACACTTCGTATCTTCCCATCACTGTGCATGGCTAACAGCGGCAATCCTCTTACAAATCGTAACCATATCATTCTTCCTCAACCGAGCTACTCTACCTTCGCCGTCGTACACTACTGCCCTCACGTCGGCCCAGGCACGCCGCGACGATGTCTGCGAATTCGGAAGAATATATGTATACCATCTGCCGGCTTTACTCAACCAAGACCTTCTGGACAACTGCCATGAACTAGCCCCGTGGAGCTCCCGGTGCACCGCCCTCTCCAACAACGGATTCGGGCCGCCTGCCGCCGAATTAGCCGCTGTCATTCCTTACAATCTCACACCAGCTTGGTACTGGACTGATTTGTACGCGGGAGAACCCATATTCCATCACAGGATCATGAACAACTACAAGTGCAGAACCATGTATGAAGACCAAGCTACCGCGTTTTACATCCCTTTCTACGTGGGACTCGCCGTAGGAAAACATCTATGGTCGAATTATAAGTCCAAGGATCGAGATTTCCACAGCTTAGCCATGCTGAACTGGATCAAGGATCAATCCCCATGGAAGAAATCAAACGGCTCCGATCATTTCATCATGATGGGTCGATTAACGTGGGACTTCCGAAGGTTATCCGACAAGGACAATGAATGGGGGTCGCGATTTCTTTACATGCCACTTATGAAGAATGTTCTTCATTTAACGGTGGAAAGAAGTCCATGGGATCCACTAGAAATCAGTGTACCTTACCCAACACCTTTCCACCCTCGGTCTGAATCCGATATCGATAAATGGCATGACTTTATACGAGCCAGGACACGGTCGACCTTGTTTTCTTATGTTGGGGGGACACGGAAAAGTTTCAAGAATGATTTTCGTGGTGTACTGATGTCGTATTGCAGAAACGAGTCGAGCTCATGTAAACTCGTAGACTGTTCCATTACACCATGCTACGACGGAGCACCTGCTATGATCGAGGCGGTCTTGGATTCGGTTTTCTGTTTGCAACCCAAAGGAGATGGATATACTAGAAGATCTGCATTTGACTGTATGTTGGCCGGCGCAATCCCGGTATATTTTTGGAAAGGAAGCTTTGAGAACCAGTATGAATGGTTCTTGCCAGTGGAAGCTGGGAGTTACTCGGTATTTATTGATAACAACGATGTTAGAAATGGGAGTGCAATTATTAAGGATGTCTTGGAGAAATATAGTACAGAAGATGTGCAGAGGATGAGGGAGAAGATTATTGAATTCATGCCCAGGTTTTTGTATTCAAAGTCTAATGCAAATTTGGGGAGATTTAAGGATGCTTTCGATATCACCATGGATGAAGTTTTGAGAAGGTTTAAGAAGCAGAAAGACGGCGTAAACGTATGA